Proteins from a genomic interval of Thunnus maccoyii chromosome 1, fThuMac1.1, whole genome shotgun sequence:
- the LOC121903268 gene encoding NLR family CARD domain-containing protein 3-like, producing the protein MDQCEDKEEGVPPSKSSLCGDQDSQTKAQRMQQQRTDSPEPSCVSMKSDRSMGHPVNFKVGQPADGRMQQQRTDSPEPSCVSMKSDRSMGHPVNFKVGQPADGRVQQQSSEVLSDQSAQQNQTHLNSIFMLLEENIITFVKNELKRVQRGLSPDYPEYLESQSQNEEVLDEEDEEQRRSSRETFLKIILHFLRRMKQEDLADRLQSRTRAAQCRCKLKSNLKKKFQCVFEGIAKAGNPTLLNQIYTELYITEGGTAEVNDEHEVRQIEIDSRKPVRPETTIRHEDIFKASPGRDEPVRTVMTKGVAGIGKTVLTQKFTLDWAEDKANHDIQFTFPFSFRELNVLKEKKYSLVELVHHFFTETKEAGICRFEEFQVVFIFDGLDECRLPLDFHNNDILTDVTESTSVDVLLTSLIRGKLLPSARLWITTRPAAANQIPPECVGMMTEVRGFTDPQKEEYFRKRFRDERRASTVISHIKISQSLHIMCHIPVFCWITATVLDDVLKSGERGQLPKTLTEMYIHFLVVQSKLKNVKYDGGAETDPHWNKKSRKMIVSLGKLAFEQLQKGNLIFYESDLTECGIDIRAASVYSGVFTQIFKEERGLYNDKVFCFVHLSVQEFLAALHVHLTFINSGVNLLAEKQTTFWWSDVFRGKSACFYQTAVDKALMSPNGNLDLFLRFLLGLSLQTNQTLLQGLLTETGSSSQTNQKTVEYIKEKISENLSAERSIILFHCLNELKDCSLMEEIQHCMSSGSLSTEKLSPAQWSALVFILLSSEKDLDVFDLKKYSASEEALLRLLPVVKASKKALLSGCNLSERSCGALSSVLSSQSSSLRELDLSDNNLKDSGVKLLSLGLESPHCRLETLSLSGCLITEEGCYSLASALSSNPSHLRVLDLSYNHPGNLGEKLLSAGLDDPHWRLDTLRVDHGGLQRLKPGLRKYACELELDTNTMHRELKLSDNNRKVTYVREDQSYPDHPDRFDFYPQLLSRNVLTGRCYWEVEWRGGVYISVTYGGIRRRGYRDDCVFGWNDQSWSLSCSGKVGYSVCNNKTVTSSSSSSISNRVAVYVDCPAGTLSFYRVSSDTLIHLHTFNTTFTQPLYAGFGFWYKSYFSSVSLCPL; encoded by the exons gatgcagcagcagagaacagactCTCCTGAACCCAGCTGCGTGTCTATGAAGAGCGACCGCTCTATGGGTCATCCTGTTAACTTTAAAGTTGGACAACCTGCTGATGGAAG agttcagcagcagagctcagagGTTCTCAGTGATCAGTCTGCACAACAGaatcaaacacacctgaactccATATTCATG ctgctggaggagaacatcATCACTTTTGTGAAAAACGAGCTGAAGAGAGTCCAGAGGGGTCTGAGTCCAGATTACCCAGAGTACTTAGAGAGTCAGAGCCAGAATGAGGAGGTATTAGACgaagaggatgaggagcagaggaggagcagcagagagaccTTTCTTAAGATCATactgcacttcctgaggagaatgaagcaggaAGACCTGGCTGACCGTCTGCAGAGCA GAACTCGTGCTGCACAGTGTCGATGTAAACTCAAGTCTAACCTGAAGAAGAaattccagtgtgtgtttgaggggattgctaaagcaggaaacccaacccttctgaatcagatctacacagagctctacatcacagagggagggactgcagaggtcaatgatgaacatgaggtcagacagattgaaataGATTCCAGGAAACCAGTcagaccagaaacaacaatcagacatgaagacatatttaaagcctcacctggaagagatgaaccagtcagaacagtgatgacaaagggagtggctggcattgggaaaacagttttaacacagaagttcactctggactgggctgaagacaaagccaaccatgacatacagttcacatttccattcagtttcagagagctgaatgtgctgaaagagaagaagtacagcttggtggaacttgttcaccacttctttactgaaaccaaagaagcaggaatctgcaggtttgaagagttccaggttgtgttcatctttgacggtctggatgagtgtcgacttcctctggacttccacaacaatgacattctgactgatgttacagagtccacctcagtggatgtgctgctgacaagcctgatcagggggaaactgcttccctctgctcgtctctggataaccacacgacctgcagcagccaatcagatccctcctgagtgtgtTGGCATgatgacagaggtcagagggttcactgatccacagaaggaggagtacttcaggaagagattcagagatgaaAGGCGGGCCAGCACAGTCATTTCCCACATCAAGATATCAcaaagcctccacatcatgtgccacatcccagtcttctgctggatcactgctacagttctggatGATGTGTTGAAAAGCGGAGAGAGAGGACAGCTGCCaaagaccctgactgagatgtacatccacttcctcgtggttcagtccaaactgaagaatgtcaagtatgatggaggagctgagacagatccacactggaaTAAAAAGAGTAGGAAGATGATTGtgtctctgggaaaactggcttttgagcagctgcagaaaggcaacctgatcttctatgaatcagacctgacagagtgtggcattgatatcagagcagcctcagtgtactcaggagtgttcacacaaatctttaaagaggagagagggctgtaTAATGACAAGGTGTTCTGCTTCGTccatctgagtgttcaggagtttctggctgctcttcatgtccatctgacattcatcaactctggagtcaatctgctggcagaaaaacaaacaacattctGGTGGTCTGATGTGTTCAGAGGCAAATCAGCATGTTTCTACCAGACTGCTGTGGACAAGGCCTTGATGAGTCCAAATGGAAACTTGGACTTGTTCCTCCGTTTCCTCCTGGGTCTgtcactgcagaccaatcagactctcctACAAGGTCTGCtgacagagacaggaagtagctcacagaccaatcagaaaacagttGAGTACATCAAGGAGAAGATCAGTGAgaatctgtctgcagagagaagcatcattctgttccactgtctgaatgaactgaaagatTGTTCTCTGATGGAGGAGATACAACATTGCATGAGTtcaggaagtctctccacagagaaactgtctcctgctcagtggtcagctctggtcttcatcttactgtcatcagaaaaagatctggatgtgtttgacctgaagaaatactctgcttcagaggaggctcttctgaggctgctgccagtggtcaaagcctcTAAAAAAGCTCT ACTGAGtggctgtaacctctcagagagaagctgtggagctctgtcctcagttctcagctcccagtcctctagtctgagagagctggatctaaGTGACAACAACCTTAAAGATTcgggagtgaagctgctgtctcttggactggagagtccacactgcagactggaaactctcag tctgtcaggatgtctgatcacagaggaaggctgttattctctggcctcagctctgagctccaacccTTCCCATTTGAGAGTACTGGACTTaagctacaatcatccaggaaACTtgggagagaagctgctgtctgctggactggatgatccacactggagactggacactctcag gGTGGACCATGGTGGACTGCAGAGACTGAAACCTGGTCTGagaaagt ATGCCTGTGAACTGgaactggacacaaacacaatgcacagagaactcaaactgtctgacaacaacaggaaggtgacataTGTGAGAGAggatcagtcatatcctgatcatccagatAGATTTGACTTCTATCCTCAGCTGCTGTCTAGAAATGTtctgactggtcgctgttactgggaggtcgagtggagaggaggagttTATATATCAGTGACTTACGGAGGAATCAGAAGGAGAGGATACAGagatgactgtgtgtttggatggaatgatcagtcctggagtctgaGCTGCTCTGGTAAAGTTGGTTACTCTGTCTGTAACAATAAGACAGtaacatcctcctcctcctcctccatctctaacagagtagcagtgtatgtggactgtcctgctggcactctgtccttctacagagtctcctctga